TTCAAAATCATTCTGGTTTAGTGTTGTATTTCTGACATGTCTTGATGAATCACAGTGTGTATTCATTTCTTTTCATTCTGTGGTATTCTTGGTTTTTTTCCCTGTCTGCACTCAAATCGAGAAAAGCCTGGTGATTGAAAGATTATCACAATTTTCCTCAGAACTGTTCAGTGTTGGTTTAGTTCTAAACAAAAACTGGCACGTTCtcatttcaaaatacatttaatgGTAACAAACAGTACAGTGATGAAACTCCACTACAGTATCTACTACAGCTGCTACAGGAAGGGCAACAGATCATTTGGCACATTAATGCTGAACCCTGTATGAACCACGTACCAGAGCGCAGACTTAAGGCTATATGACTTACAaggtttaattatttaaaaaccatATATAAACCAATATTCACACCTGTTTTTCCTGCCAGTGAGTTCCAGCGGCTGATCACACCAGTAAAGTGTTCCGTTGTGCTTCCTTTCCTCCTGCCGGCTATCTTCTCATCTCTGCTGTCCAGCCTCATCGATCCTCATCTTTGGTGGCCTGGCTGGCCTAGAGCCTCAGATCTCTAATACCTCCCTTTTTGTCCGGGAGTTTAATTGCCTGATGTCGGACTGTATCGGATTAAAGCTCGGTGCGTGTGGCCTGAGGGTAGTGAGCTATTACATTAGCACTGGTCTCTGACGATCATTGGACACAATCGGTTGTGTGAATATGGCCCTGGTGGCAGGGAGATCGAGAAGAAATGGTCTGTCGTGGAGCTTAATCTGACCATTATTGAGTGTGCTTTGGGTTTGAATCTGATAACTGATCTTAGTGTGCGGAATGGAGCCAAGCCTCCAGCAGCATTGAGCACAGTGCCCCCAGGCTTGCCAGTTAATGTCACCGTGACCTTTCCGGTGTAATGTTTCATGCCGGGAATGTGCAGAGACAGTGAGTGGTTTAATGAAATAACACCAGCGAGTGTTAATCAGCTGACAAGCGAACCCTGACAGAGGTGGAATGAGGGTGTCGATGCCGTAGTTTGAAACACTCCTTTTAACAGACACGATATGATGTCAGAAAGATGTATATGCAAGATCCAGCCATTTTAATATGGGTTGCATGTAAAACCGCGAATGTCTAAcgtgcaattttttttaattgacagTCGTCGGAAAAGCATATTGTCTGAGTTGCAGTAGCCTGGAGAATCTTGGCTAAAAGGTGACCCCAGCCACCCCTTAAGGAGGATCTTTCCGTTAGGTTTTACCTCGGAAAACAGACGTGGCGGGACTGGCACGTCATACTGGTGACCAAACGTGTCCAGTATAAATTGGCCTTGGGATTAGCCTGACACCCTAATGTCCGTCAACACAAGCTTTACTTGTATAGAGAAAGAAATCTGTCtgtcacactcactcactcactcacactctctcactcacactctctctctctctcactcttgcCCTGAGCAGATTATTTTGTCTTGTTGCCATTTGTTGGCCCACAGGTAGCTCACAGGAGATACTCTTGTGATGGGTCTGCACTATACACCATAGTGAAAGACTCCTTTAGGGTGGGACAATAAACAGAACTATGTGACAATGGGGTGGAAGTGAGGAATGGGGGCTTTAATCGGGGAAGTGGGCGTAAGGGGAAGCAGCAGGGGAGAAAGAAAACTGAAGACCATTTCAGCATCGGCAGGGTGAAGACATGGTGTCGGGTTGCATGAAAGCTTGGCAGTCAGTCTGCATATCAGGCTTAGGGTGTATTTACTGCTGGGGTGGTTAACAAAGCTGACTCTTGTATAATGACCAGCACAGGTGAACTGAAAGAATGTGCTTGTCGTTTGAATTAGTCCCATCCCAGGATGTGcatgcccccctccctgacTTACTGCATTGTACgtttctgctcccccccccccccaagctccctgccagatagtccacaaaaatgtggagtgtctgtggatccctgaggaccggatggGGAAACGCTGGTCTAGAATAACTATATATCAGGGCTCCTTTTAGTCCATCAGAGATGAACACTGGAGGCTACATTTGGAGCCACATGGTGAATCTCATCCTCTCATCCTGGGCTGTGCCGTCgcagggtggtgtgtgtgtgtgtgtgtgtgtgtgtgtgttaaaatACTGGTACCATTGTGAAATGagggaaaaacaaaatatgtctTGCATAAATTCACTACATGCCTCTATTATTACAATGTACTTCTGAAAAAAGGTCACAATATCAATAAATTTTTGTGATAAAGTTGCCCTTCTGATCCTTGAATAGTTGTCTTAGTTCATTTTTTaagttgttgtgtagctcctgctccaaaaCCGCCTACACTCGTACCTGAGCggtcactggaagctcagcctagctgcacttatgcctagtcgactccttgacagcatgtaCTGTTGCAATGCGCTATtcgcctcacttgtatgtcgctttggaccaatgtgtaaaatgtagtttgaatcTTACTATGGATTTTCAATGGGCAGTTTACATTCCTCCTGGTATAGTCTTGGTAAATCCTGTGACTCTAAGTTGTTTCTGCTGGTGCCCTGACATAGAACGCACCCAGACAGGCTCTGGATCACTGTAACCCTGGTTGTCCAGTTCTTGCAAGTGAATAAATGAAAGGTGATCTTACTTCAAATTTGGAGTATTGTTAAGGCTCCTCAAACACCTGTGAAACACCTGTCAGTTTGAACAAAACATTAGCTGAAATGTAATGATTTATTCCTTTATTTGCCAGGGTCCATCCCATCATgagcatgtcacatgaccacagccACCATGTCCACCAAGGCTCGATGGCTACCATGCCTCCTGCAGTCACAGGCTCCCATGGCGGTGGTCATGGCGAAGGTGGTGGCGGCAATCacgagatgatgatgatgatggtaagAGGAATCTTTAAGGTGAACCTGGTGTAACATTTACAAGCTCGGGTAGACCAGGGGTTTCTCAATACAAAGAATGCAAAGATTGTACTTGTGGGTTAGGAAGAAGTGGTCtggctaacttgcctcccaagaatgaacttgggatgCAGTGAATCAAGGGATTGGTTTtgtttggcgaggatgcaaccgatgcatttttgatatttggggcacgagtgacatccagggatttttaccatcctctgtacttctgttcttgagtattggatttggtcttcggcaatggaagatgatgtaaaacaggGACACGAGcacacaagtatggtcaagttCATATGTTGAAAAGCACCCCTTGTGTGCTTTTTTTTGATTAGGGATCAGGAAACCTACAATTGTATCTAGGGATGTCCCGATCCCTGTTTTGGTACTGTGATCTGatccattaaatatttaaatctgGTGATTCCAATCCCCATCCtatcttttaataaatatctAGATGCACATACAGCAGGCTCCGGTGGATTATTCGTTCGAGTATCCCTCACGGTTTTGCAGTATTCCTCCTTAAGATGTTTCTGCGAGTGCCTAATTAGATTTGTTGTATTAAACAACACTGTTGCTACCTCATTTTGAAAGGAAGGCATTGCAAACATTGCAGGCACAGTAACTTGGGCCACTTTGAGTTTCCAATTTAAAGTAATCCCCAATCTGCGCAGCTGATGCCATTTGGGTGGTCACAGGAGATTTAACTAGATCGGCTTTGGATCAGACTGTGGTAGCCAAAACCATtcgatttttatttttagaaaattgCCTGGATTGGCCCTGAGTCTGATCTTTGATATTGCCTTGGGACATCAATGATTGTATCCTTGAAGTTACACAGGTCCTGTGGAGCTCTGGATTGAGTTTTAAGGCATTTTGGTgacctgaaatttctttctttGCAGCAAATGACCTTTTACTTTGACTACAGAAATGTGGAGCTCCTATTTTCTGGCCTTGTGATCAACAGCCCTGGAGGTCAGTGCATTTTTATTACGATTAAGCCGTTGCCCCTGGTTTCTACCTTGTTTTACTTCACGCGTCGTTCGTTTCTCCCTCTCCAGCTTTTTGAAGTCATAGGCTCTCTCGTTTTCACTCACGAACACTTCCAGCCTCGATGAACATCCACACCCAACGTGTTGTTGGACCTTCTCTGTTGATGTCACCCACAGGGATGGTAGGTGCCTGCATCGTCATTTTCCTGATGGCCGTGTTCTACGAGGGGCTGAAGATTGGCCGGGAATACCTGCTCCGCCGGAACCAAGTCAGCGTGCGCTACAACTCCATGCCCGTGCCCGGCCCAGACGGTACCGTGCTCATGGAGACGCACAAGACTGTGGGGTGCGTGTGCTGCCCCTTGGGGCTACAGGACGTCTTTAAGTCCTGGTGTTCCAGAGCGTTGTGTTCTTGTCTAGGATTAGTTAATTACATGTCACAGTTAAATTTAAAACTCATTTGTACTCCATCTCATTTGCCAAGCATGGTTATGAATACCAGTGTCTCTGAACCCAGTCTGTGGGAACgctcagacagtccatatttttgcccCCTCCCAACTGCACCAgggattttgtgtgtgtgtgtgtgtgtgtgtgtgtgtgtgtgtgtgtgtgtgtgtatacgatCACCGCCATGTACTTAATCCCACTCCTCCCTCCTTCTCCCAGCCAGCGGATGCTGAGTCTAGCCCACCTGCTGCAGACGGCTTTGCACATCATCCAAGTGGTGGTCAGCTACTTCCTCATGCTGGTCTTCATGACTTTCAATGGTTATCTGTGCATCGCAGTGGCTGCCGGGGCCGGCGTCGGCTACTTCCTGTTCAGCTGGAAGAAGGCGGTGGTGGTGGACATCACAGAGCATTGTCACTGATCTGTCTTGAGCCCTTTTTAGCAAACACAAAGTACACACACTTTGAAACAATGTCTTTCCCTCGGTTTAATTCCAGCCAGCAAAGTCAGTGCTTTGCCACACTTTAATATAAAAAGGACCGTAATACAATGATTTTAACTCTGACGTGGCATGCTCTATGTTCCGTATGATTTGGTTGTTAATATATCA
This is a stretch of genomic DNA from Paramormyrops kingsleyae isolate MSU_618 chromosome 7, PKINGS_0.4, whole genome shotgun sequence. It encodes these proteins:
- the slc31a1 gene encoding high affinity copper uptake protein 1, which codes for MFVDRVHPIMSMSHDHSHHVHQGSMATMPPAVTGSHGGGHGEGGGGNHEMMMMMQMTFYFDYRNVELLFSGLVINSPGGMVGACIVIFLMAVFYEGLKIGREYLLRRNQVSVRYNSMPVPGPDGTVLMETHKTVGQRMLSLAHLLQTALHIIQVVVSYFLMLVFMTFNGYLCIAVAAGAGVGYFLFSWKKAVVVDITEHCH